CGGTATGTTCAATAACGATATATCCCCCTCCCTTAACATTTACAGTCTTCCCAAATAGGGATTTTAATTGTTTTTCTATACCAAACGTTTCAAAGATCTTGAGTTTGCTATTGTATAATTTTACTATTTTCTCTTTTTCCGGAGCGATGGTTCGTACATACAATTTTATCTCATCATACAATTCCTTACTATCAATTGTAATGCTGTCAAAACTTTCATTGAGCAGATCTCTTAAAATAGTGGAAGTACGACCAATTTCACCTATTATTTTAGTTCCGGTTACGGCATTTGTTAAAGTTACAATACCTTCTTTCCACTTTTTTACAAGTCCGTCCAGATCTTTTACCAGCTCTGCTACTTCTTTTCCTTCAGCAACCGTACGTACGATCACACCAAAATTATTTGGTTTGATAGATTTCACCAACCTGCCTAATCGCTGACGTTCAGCATTATTAGTGACCCTTTTCGAAATATTTATAACATTTGAAAATGGAACAAGAACGAGATATCTACCGGGAAAGGACAAATCGCATGAAATTCTGGGGCCCTTTGTAGAAATAGATTCTTTAACGATTTGTACAAGAACATTCTGATTTTTACTTAGTACGTCTGAAATCTTGCCAAACTTGTAAATGTCTTTTTCAAGGTTAAAATCAGTTAGTTTGGGAGTGGCGTTCTTTCTGGTCTGAGCAGTTCTGACAAAGGTTTTCAGGCTGTTGAATTGTAATCCCAGGTCACGGTAATGCAGGAAAGCATTTTTATCGTAACCAATATCTATAAAGGCAGCATTCAGGCTGGGAACTACTTTTTTAACTACGCCAAAGTAGGTATCACCAACTACAAAGTTACTTCCACTTTCGTCAAAATAGAACTCAGTGAGCTTTCTATCTTCTAAAAGGGCAATTCTCGATCCCTTTTCTGAGGTACTTATTACTAATTCGTTGTCCAATTTTTAAATTTTGCATCAATAAGCTCACAACCTTGTGGTATATTTTATTCAAAGATAGCAGTTTTAACTTAGTAGTAATACACACCGCCTTTCGCAAAAGAAACAGAATCGAAGAAACGCAGAATGGATGAAGGTCAAGGAAAAATCCAAAATCCCTGTCTTCCTGCCCGTCTTTGTAGAGACGTTGCATGCAACGTCTCTACAAAGACGGGCAGGAAGACGTAATCCAAAGGGTCTATTTCTTTTTATGCCTGTTTTTTCTTAAGCGCTTCTTCCTTTT
This genomic window from Cytophagales bacterium contains:
- a CDS encoding Rne/Rng family ribonuclease, which produces MDNELVISTSEKGSRIALLEDRKLTEFYFDESGSNFVVGDTYFGVVKKVVPSLNAAFIDIGYDKNAFLHYRDLGLQFNSLKTFVRTAQTRKNATPKLTDFNLEKDIYKFGKISDVLSKNQNVLVQIVKESISTKGPRISCDLSFPGRYLVLVPFSNVINISKRVTNNAERQRLGRLVKSIKPNNFGVIVRTVAEGKEVAELVKDLDGLVKKWKEGIVTLTNAVTGTKIIGEIGRTSTILRDLLNESFDSITIDSKELYDEIKLYVRTIAPEKEKIVKLYNSKLKIFETFGIEKQLKSLFGKTVNVKGGGYIVIEHTEALHVIDVNSGISSDTSLDQETRALNVNLSAAAEIARQLRLRDMGGIIVIDFIDLKILENKKKLFEKMREEMKDDRAKHFILPPSKFGLIQITRQRVRPELNIATKETCPTCNGSGTIAASILVSDQINQHLDIIISRQNEKNITITMHPYIAAYFSKGFISKQVVWYLKYFRWIKIMQDTSLGITEFGFWNKQGEEIEVNQSTVAEPA